From the genome of Impatiens glandulifera chromosome 9, dImpGla2.1, whole genome shotgun sequence, one region includes:
- the LOC124916365 gene encoding TIR-only protein-like, with translation MQRSAVIACRKILRPTLPTPVVHHHADIFLNHRGVDTKKGVVGLLYNHFSLLGLRPFLDNKNMKPGDNLFEKIEFAIRKCKLGIAVFSPTYCHSYFCLHELSMIMECNKRVLPIFCDIKPSELRVHEDNVVNWRCSSKDLRRFRCAIEQAKNTVGLTFNSTDGNWSEFLNNASNAVMKNLVEIDGGEEIIMRSIGQHKHIIDF, from the exons ATGCAACGATCGGCCGTTATTGCTTGCAGAAAGATCCTCCGGCCTACTTTGCCGACGCCGGTGGTACATCATCACGCAGACATCTTCCTTAACCACCGTGGCGTGGACACAAAGAAGGGAGTTGTAGGGCTTCTCTACAACCACTTCTCCCTTCTAGGTTTACGCCCGTTCTTGGacaacaagaacatgaaaccgGGAGACAATCTTTTTGAGAAAATAGAATTCGCTATAAGGAAATGCAAGCTAGGGATTGCCGTCTTTTCCCCTACTTATTGtcattcttatttttgtttgcACGAACTTTCCATGATAATGGAGTGCAACAAAAGGGTTCTACCAATTTTTTGCGACATTAAACCATCCGAGCTTAGGGTTCACGAGGATAACGTAGTTAACTGGAGATGTTCATCCAAGGATTTGCGTAGATTTCGTTGTGCTATAGAGCAAGCCAAGAATACCGTTGGGTTGACATTCAATTCCACAGATgg GAATTGGTCAGAGTTTCTGAATAATGCTTCGAATGCTGTCATGAAGAACTTGGTTGAGAttgatggaggagaagaaaTCATCATGAGATCAATAGGCCAGCACAAGCACATCATAGATTTCTAA